One Bacteroidales bacterium genomic window, GTTAAAAATTCAAAAAAATCATATTTTTGATCATGATAAAATGTATATTTTAATCCGAAACCTTAAATTTATGTTTATGAGAAAGCTAATTTTTCTTTTGACTTTTGTGCTGTTTGCCGGATTGACGGCATCGGCACAAATGCAGATTTCGGGAACGGTGACCAATGCAGAGACGGGTGAACCGGTCCCAGGGGTGTCAGTTGTTGTAGAAGGTCAGACAACCATTGGTACCTCTACCGATATGGGTGGCAATTATTCATTACAAGTGCCATCCGATGCAGAAACACTGGTGTTTAGCTTTGTAGGAATGCAAAGAGTAGAAGCGGATATTGATGGCCGCTCGACCATTAATATCGAAATGCAACCAACCGTTGAAGAAATGGAGGAAGTAATAGTTCTGGGTTATACCTCAAGGGGTAAGAACCAGATTACCGGGTCTTCTGTTCAAGTTCAGGGCGACGAACTGGAAGAAGTTCCGGTGGAATCGGTTGACCAATCCTTACAGGGTAAGATTGCCGGTGTAAACGTGCGAACCAATTCCGGAACACCTGGTGCAGTTCAGGATATCAGGATTCGTGGAAGAAGTTCATTGACTGCCGGTAATGAGCCCTTGTTTGTGATTGACGGAGTGCCTGTTACTTCCGGTGATGTTTCGAACACCAGTGCTTATACCTCATTTAATAAGCTGGCATCGCTGAGCAGTGAAGATATTGCATCGGTAACTGTACTAAAGGATGCTTCTGCTACTTCAGCTTATGGAGCACGAGGTTCAAATGGTGTTATTGTCATTGAGACCAAAGAAGGTGAATCAGGTGACGTCCAGTTTGATCTGAAAACTACTTACGGTTTCAGAGATAAAGCAGTACCTGGCTATGATCCTTTATCAGGAGAGGAGAGATTTACTCTTTATAAGGAGGCCATACATAATTCTTTTGACATCCCCGAAGATGAAGCATTTCAAACTGCTAAGGACTGGGGCCTTTCACAAGCCGGTGCTTATCAAACATGGATTGACAATGGCAGGCCGAATATTGACTGGGAAGAGACCCTGATGAACAAGAATGCCCCTATGTTGAAAACGAATTTATCTGCAAGAGGGGGTACCGATGTGTCTTCATTTTATGCATCTCTGGGGTATAATCAGTACGAGGCGACAGTTATTGGAGCAGATTTTGAGAGATTCTCAGGGTTGTTGAATTATACACGGGATTTGAGAGATAACATTATATTTAATTCAAAACTTCATATTTCGAATTCCCGTCAGAATCCGGTGATTGAGCAAAGCGCTTATTTCGCCAACCCTCATGCTTCGAAGTATTTTATGCCCAATATTTTTAAACCTTATAACGAGGAGGGTGATCCTAATATTACCATGCCTGCGGTAATGTTTAATCCAATTTATCTGGCCAAGCATGACGTGAATTACCATGATATGACCAATGCCAGGGGTTTTTTGTCATTAGACTGGGATATTATTGAGAATTTGACATTTGAAACAAAACTTAGCGGGGATTATAACATTTTGAATGCTTTTGGCTACGGCAATAGAAATTATGGTGACGTTAGGGATCAAAACGGCAATGTTAGTGATGAATTGGAACGTTCATTAAATTATGTGGTTCAAAATTCATTGAATTATGAATTTACCCTTCAGCAGTCTCATAATTTTGATGTTACTGTATTACAGGAATTTCAGAAAAATAAGTCACGATATCTAGGCGGATATGGAGAAAATTTCCCCGCTGATGGTTTGATATATCTCGATAATGCGCCTGCAAGTCAGGAAGCATATGGTAATTTTTACGACTGGATAAACCTCTCTTATCTTGGTATGGTTAACTATAATTATCAGGGTCGATATATTGTAGATCTTACTTATAGAAAAGAAGGTTCCTCCAGGTTTGCCGAAGGTAATAGATTTGGTGATTTTTGGGCAGTTGGCGGTGCATGGAATCTTTCGCAGGAAAACTTTATGTCTGGTATGGATTTTATAAGTAACCTCAGATTTAGAGGTTCTTATGGGACAAGTGGAAGCTCTGAAATTGGTCTTAACAATTATCAGGCTTTATTGTCCTACGATGAAAAATATGATGAGCAGGGTGCACCTTATCCTTCACAGGTAGGTAACAAATCATTGAGTTGGGAGAAGAACGAAAACTACGATGTTGGAATTGATTTTGGTTTCTTTGATGGAGCAATCAGCGGTTCTTTCGCTTATTTTAAAAAGCAAACCTATGATTTGCTGCAAGATGTACCTTTATCCTTCACTACTGGTTTCAACGAATACACAAGAAATGTAGGGATTATGGTCAATAAAGGAATGGAAGTAGAATTAAATTTGGATATTGTAA contains:
- a CDS encoding TonB-dependent receptor; this translates as MRKLIFLLTFVLFAGLTASAQMQISGTVTNAETGEPVPGVSVVVEGQTTIGTSTDMGGNYSLQVPSDAETLVFSFVGMQRVEADIDGRSTINIEMQPTVEEMEEVIVLGYTSRGKNQITGSSVQVQGDELEEVPVESVDQSLQGKIAGVNVRTNSGTPGAVQDIRIRGRSSLTAGNEPLFVIDGVPVTSGDVSNTSAYTSFNKLASLSSEDIASVTVLKDASATSAYGARGSNGVIVIETKEGESGDVQFDLKTTYGFRDKAVPGYDPLSGEERFTLYKEAIHNSFDIPEDEAFQTAKDWGLSQAGAYQTWIDNGRPNIDWEETLMNKNAPMLKTNLSARGGTDVSSFYASLGYNQYEATVIGADFERFSGLLNYTRDLRDNIIFNSKLHISNSRQNPVIEQSAYFANPHASKYFMPNIFKPYNEEGDPNITMPAVMFNPIYLAKHDVNYHDMTNARGFLSLDWDIIENLTFETKLSGDYNILNAFGYGNRNYGDVRDQNGNVSDELERSLNYVVQNSLNYEFTLQQSHNFDVTVLQEFQKNKSRYLGGYGENFPADGLIYLDNAPASQEAYGNFYDWINLSYLGMVNYNYQGRYIVDLTYRKEGSSRFAEGNRFGDFWAVGGAWNLSQENFMSGMDFISNLRFRGSYGTSGSSEIGLNNYQALLSYDEKYDEQGAPYPSQVGNKSLSWEKNENYDVGIDFGFFDGAISGSFAYFKKQTYDLLQDVPLSFTTGFNEYTRNVGIMVNKGMEVELNLDIVRSQDFNINVGGHFSTVDNEVTQLAKDPEGEDIVIQNYAKKNEVGRPAWAWYIRKWAGVDPETGEAQWYKNGKDGELTTEYYQAEKAYQGGSALPTYSGGFSTHIDFKGIFLNANVMFSGGNKILERWQEYYFNSGFYPVALFQGVDGLMRRWQEPGDETDVPKQLYANDLSAEASSRFLHEGDFVRLKGLTLGYNLPENIASNVGMNGIRIYARATNYFTWVKDDNLKYDPEVRANGYTRLTTPPTKSIVLGLNLNF